In Novipirellula galeiformis, one DNA window encodes the following:
- a CDS encoding rod-binding protein: MNISSSSPFGSASSTLDQHSVSQSPQQPANETQEAFTDFVGQTLFGSMLDSMRKSVGKPAYMHGGRTEEVFQQQMDQLIVEDLTEASAGAIADPMFQLFQMNRSS, from the coding sequence ATGAACATTTCCTCCTCGTCCCCGTTCGGATCGGCTTCCTCGACACTGGATCAACACTCGGTATCCCAATCGCCCCAACAACCTGCAAACGAAACCCAGGAAGCGTTTACTGATTTTGTCGGCCAGACTCTGTTTGGTAGCATGCTCGATTCGATGCGCAAATCGGTCGGCAAACCCGCTTACATGCATGGGGGACGAACCGAGGAAGTTTTCCAGCAGCAAATGGACCAGTTGATTGTCGAGGATCTCACCGAGGCATCGGCCGGTGCCATTGCCGATCCGATGTTCCAATTATTCCAAATGAACCGCAGCTCGTAG
- a CDS encoding flagellar basal body P-ring protein FlgI translates to MNPTRLIVITLALCVLVNQADAATLRLGDMCRLKGQEINTLQGLGLVVGLRGTGDSDAAPTARALARMMQLMGGSMAVDTLGQLDLKDVADAKNVAMVFVTAKIPAVGSQNGDQIDITVNAINAKSLEGGYLMLTPLLGPRADNPTVYAIAQGRVKVSVDGPATTGTVQGGAKMETTVAASFQKDGMITLILERDFASFDNTQRIEDEVNSLSALTLGDSGRSRGGSLSGTDRPRAQAIDQLHVQVQIPKLYQENPIKFISLLLNLPIQIASHSSRVVINEREGIVVIGKDVEIAPVLVTHRNLRIEAGGAGGLVGVGDPSDPRETAKLKNLADALNALDVPTSDLIAIIKTLKAKGDLYGEVVFQ, encoded by the coding sequence ATGAATCCTACACGTCTAATCGTCATCACGCTGGCACTCTGCGTCTTGGTAAACCAAGCGGATGCAGCCACGCTTCGACTTGGCGACATGTGCCGTTTGAAAGGGCAAGAGATCAACACGCTGCAAGGACTCGGCTTAGTCGTCGGACTGCGCGGCACAGGTGATAGTGATGCGGCACCGACCGCGCGTGCGCTTGCCCGCATGATGCAATTGATGGGCGGATCGATGGCGGTCGATACCCTCGGCCAACTCGATTTGAAAGATGTTGCCGACGCAAAGAACGTTGCCATGGTTTTTGTGACCGCGAAAATTCCGGCCGTGGGTTCGCAAAACGGCGACCAAATCGACATCACCGTCAACGCCATCAACGCGAAAAGTCTCGAAGGTGGTTACTTGATGCTAACGCCCCTGCTGGGACCGCGAGCGGATAACCCAACCGTGTATGCGATTGCTCAGGGCCGCGTCAAAGTTTCTGTCGACGGACCTGCGACGACAGGCACGGTTCAAGGCGGAGCCAAGATGGAAACCACCGTTGCGGCATCCTTTCAAAAAGATGGCATGATCACGTTGATTCTCGAACGCGACTTCGCCAGCTTTGATAATACCCAACGCATCGAAGATGAAGTCAATAGTTTGTCTGCACTGACGCTCGGTGACTCCGGTCGATCACGAGGCGGATCGCTCTCGGGTACCGATCGCCCACGCGCCCAAGCCATTGACCAATTGCACGTTCAAGTCCAGATACCAAAGCTCTATCAAGAAAACCCGATCAAGTTCATTTCGCTGTTGCTGAATCTACCGATCCAAATTGCCAGCCATTCATCGCGTGTCGTGATCAACGAACGCGAGGGGATTGTGGTGATTGGCAAGGACGTGGAAATCGCTCCCGTGCTGGTGACGCATCGCAACCTTCGTATCGAAGCGGGCGGCGCAGGCGGATTGGTCGGTGTCGGCGACCCGTCGGATCCTCGCGAAACCGCAAAGCTAAAAAACTTGGCCGATGCACTCAATGCATTAGACGTCCCCACATCCGACTTGATCGCAATCATCAAAACGCTGAAAGCCAAAGGCGACTTGTATGGCGAAGTCGTATTCCAGTAG
- the flgA gene encoding flagellar basal body P-ring formation chaperone FlgA: MNAAFYVRIVLYTLALVWGGSELHAQTGALVPVRKSASAAASQTTSIDQSTSWTFRMKGQSVVHSPIVRLGDVVVPLDPNTPGWSRLSRSAVGLVPLNGKAMRVDRDRLTDVILNADATPRRVYWVGPDVTEIVYDTTPQPASPAPPSATTIQQASYVQQADLRQSSHRIDPAQPAATTLPRANLDPSFADRLIQWIETAIQRAEPTLLEHYELSIDRQQPAMQHLELARGIERADFLHGVEEGECALRVVSRGLDGTIEVDLAATLRAHPIAVVPTQSFRSGHRLGPADLTSRPIPQDTWDDTYCTDPAELIGMETRGNLRSNQPISRHLVGMPMLVRRNDLVEVRVLNGSISVTTNAKALGEGAESELIEIETLQPRKRLVARVVSSGLVEIVTRAPRTQ; encoded by the coding sequence ATGAATGCGGCCTTCTACGTCCGAATCGTCCTCTACACCCTCGCCTTGGTATGGGGTGGTTCGGAGCTGCATGCACAAACCGGCGCACTCGTTCCCGTTCGCAAATCCGCTTCCGCAGCGGCTTCCCAAACGACCTCCATCGATCAATCCACTTCGTGGACGTTTCGCATGAAGGGCCAATCGGTGGTCCACTCTCCGATTGTTCGTCTGGGCGATGTGGTGGTTCCGTTGGATCCCAATACGCCAGGGTGGTCACGCCTGAGTCGCTCGGCGGTCGGGCTGGTGCCGCTCAATGGGAAGGCAATGCGAGTCGACCGTGATCGATTGACCGATGTCATTTTGAACGCGGACGCGACCCCTCGCCGCGTTTACTGGGTCGGTCCGGACGTAACCGAAATCGTCTACGACACAACGCCCCAACCGGCGTCGCCCGCTCCGCCTTCGGCAACAACCATTCAACAAGCGAGCTACGTTCAACAGGCCGACCTCCGCCAATCGTCCCACCGAATCGATCCGGCGCAGCCCGCGGCAACGACGCTACCGAGGGCGAATCTCGACCCTTCGTTTGCCGATCGTTTGATTCAGTGGATCGAGACTGCGATCCAGCGAGCGGAACCAACATTGTTAGAGCATTACGAATTAAGCATCGATCGCCAACAACCGGCGATGCAGCATCTTGAACTGGCACGCGGCATCGAACGAGCCGACTTTCTTCACGGCGTGGAGGAGGGCGAATGCGCGCTGCGAGTCGTTTCGCGTGGACTCGATGGCACGATCGAAGTGGACCTTGCCGCGACCCTTCGGGCGCACCCCATCGCCGTCGTTCCAACTCAAAGTTTCCGTTCCGGCCATCGACTGGGCCCTGCCGACCTGACCTCCCGTCCGATCCCCCAAGACACTTGGGATGACACGTATTGCACCGATCCAGCCGAATTGATTGGCATGGAAACACGCGGCAATCTGCGGAGCAATCAGCCCATTTCACGTCATTTGGTAGGCATGCCGATGCTCGTGCGTCGCAACGACCTTGTCGAAGTACGCGTGCTCAATGGCTCGATTAGTGTGACCACCAATGCAAAAGCATTAGGCGAGGGTGCGGAATCCGAGCTCATCGAAATCGAAACACTCCAACCACGCAAACGATTGGTCGCACGTGTTGTTTCAAGCGGTTTAGTTGAAATCGTCACACGAGCGCCTCGCACCCAATAA
- a CDS encoding flagellar basal body L-ring protein FlgH, producing MTIRFLSLAPPVSFAHAISILIGMIGIGIPHTQAQESSLLRQPGPPMQSQAPGAMLQPLPMPHQPQQPPASPPVPRTAAQGAPAMLSNVSWTYQPAPRLRTFQKNDILTIRVDEITSVTATGAAETRKKTLYEAILSDWIRLTDFRLRPDPQDNGDPTVATESESQFRSQASLKSRESMTFNIAATVVDIRPNGNLVVEARKTIRINDNLWETSLSGICRAQDIAPDNVILSRDLIDLEIRKEDQGHLRDGYKRGWFSRWLDRVQPF from the coding sequence ATGACAATCCGATTCCTGTCCCTCGCTCCTCCCGTGAGTTTCGCTCACGCGATTTCGATTTTGATCGGGATGATCGGTATTGGGATCCCGCACACTCAGGCTCAAGAGAGCTCGCTGTTGCGTCAACCGGGCCCCCCAATGCAATCGCAGGCACCGGGAGCGATGCTGCAGCCGTTGCCGATGCCACACCAACCCCAGCAACCGCCTGCATCGCCGCCGGTCCCACGAACCGCGGCGCAGGGCGCCCCCGCGATGCTGAGCAATGTGAGTTGGACGTATCAACCCGCCCCGCGTTTAAGGACGTTTCAAAAAAACGACATCCTCACGATTCGCGTCGATGAAATCACCAGTGTGACTGCGACCGGTGCCGCTGAAACTCGCAAGAAAACCCTGTATGAAGCGATTCTTTCGGATTGGATTCGTTTAACCGATTTCCGCTTGCGCCCTGACCCCCAAGACAATGGGGACCCCACGGTTGCGACCGAGTCGGAGTCACAATTCCGTAGTCAAGCATCGCTGAAATCGCGTGAATCGATGACGTTCAACATTGCCGCGACCGTGGTTGACATTCGCCCCAACGGAAACCTGGTGGTCGAAGCTCGCAAAACGATTCGCATCAACGACAACCTCTGGGAAACATCGTTATCGGGCATTTGCCGAGCGCAAGACATCGCGCCGGACAATGTGATCCTGAGCCGCGACCTGATTGATCTTGAAATTCGCAAGGAAGATCAGGGACATTTGCGAGATGGCTACAAACGAGGTTGGTTTAGCCGTTGGCTCGACCGCGTCCAACCCTTTTAA
- the hrpA gene encoding ATP-dependent RNA helicase HrpA, whose product MNAKPSSPKLTSEPLPPSTARETRTRAKPTPTLEPATPATPCLDAAMRIDRFRLRRDKKRLSPEAYAKRLAESVKQCDARKAATPRIEYSDELPISAHRDELIQLIRDRQVIVVCGETGSGKSTQLPKICLEAGLGREAMIGHTQPRRLAARSIATRLAEELETTLGKTVGYHVRFGDQTGPETLIKLMTDGILLAETQSDRFLDAYDAIIIDEAHERSLNIDFLLGYLRRLQSKRPDLKIIITSATIDAERFAEHFADESGPAPIVNVEGRGYPVELRYLPWEDVVNDEDRGYDLARHVIAGIESLSRGGGGGDTLVFLPTERDIREVTHRVAGHYKRLGMPNRVDLLPLYARLPQKEQQRIFHHDAGKRRIIFATNVAESSLTVPGIHSVIDTGTARISRYSPRSKLQRLPIESVSRASANQRAGRCGRIGPGICVRLYSLDDYESRDAFTTPEIRRTNLASVILQTKTLRLGRLEEFPLLDPPRPESIREGIRTLMELRAIDDKHELTEIGQKLGRLPVDPRVGRMILAADEFGVLPEILPIAAALEIQDPRDRPQEKQQAADEAHAMFKDPNSDFLSYLKLWRHYEEAREKHSRNKLTRVLRQQFLSPNRMREWSDVYRQLKEMVATSLGERKGARKKIGAIRFADDPERLLDANLDDALHQALLTGLLSSVATVKEKGEYTGAGGLRLYLWPGSGVAASKPKWIVAAELVETAKQYARTVARIKPEWIETIGAHLLKRSHSDPHWSSKSSGAFCYERISLFGMPVVVHRRVPLPPIDASTARDLLIEHGLVEQQMKTTARFVRFNQNLQESIASLAAKTRRRDLVVDPYAVERFYQSHLPEDVCDRGRLEKFDRALEAPAWTKQLRDAADLSAWLQSPPKLDENATPYMQPDDLIEAASEAITKEAFPDELQIGSSRLPLEYRFEPGAEADGIQLKIHQAALPQVSDERLGWLVPGLLQTKLVAMIKSLPKRIRRNLVPAADIAAKVSQELAADYGQVPFMPSVCAAFSRHAEMPVTPDDFQSEKLDDYLQFLVTVVDDDGKTIASGREVQPLKEKLGSAKDQPETAEADLSDESWSRESMVTFDIELLPKEVVRTRGGVKVAQYPAFFDKGDGVATRLVSDLQTADAITRQGLTRLFALAEKKELRTQVRWLPSLEQAKVKLSGVVSAASMESQLIDLLARIAFVENEPVIRSKEAFDQRRSERARRIAEATQEVAVWLSAMADAYFSARRQIESTTGNRFDQAMRDVRTQMEWLIHDQFLAATPWAWLKHYPRYFTAIAYRLEKLTSGSAPRDREGTETVESIRQRWMSTLPESERNPRDQSAIEVRWMIEELRVSLFAQPLGTSIKISPQRCEKAIK is encoded by the coding sequence ATGAATGCAAAACCAAGCAGTCCGAAGCTGACGTCCGAACCGCTACCCCCCTCGACCGCTCGGGAAACGAGGACGCGAGCAAAACCGACTCCGACGCTGGAACCGGCAACCCCGGCGACTCCCTGCCTTGATGCCGCGATGCGGATCGATCGATTTCGCTTGCGCCGTGACAAGAAGCGATTGAGTCCCGAAGCGTACGCAAAACGTCTGGCCGAATCGGTCAAACAATGTGATGCACGCAAGGCTGCGACGCCTCGGATCGAGTACTCCGATGAACTGCCAATCTCGGCGCATCGCGACGAGCTGATCCAACTGATCCGCGATCGCCAAGTCATTGTCGTTTGTGGTGAAACGGGCAGTGGCAAGAGTACCCAATTGCCCAAAATCTGTCTCGAAGCCGGACTCGGTCGCGAGGCGATGATCGGACACACCCAGCCGCGTCGTTTGGCGGCTCGTAGTATCGCGACGCGCTTGGCCGAGGAACTCGAGACCACGCTCGGCAAAACCGTGGGCTACCACGTTCGCTTCGGGGATCAAACGGGGCCCGAAACGTTGATCAAACTGATGACCGACGGGATCCTGTTGGCGGAAACTCAATCCGATCGCTTCCTCGATGCTTACGATGCGATCATCATCGACGAAGCTCACGAGCGATCGCTGAATATCGATTTTTTGTTGGGCTACCTGCGGCGGTTGCAATCGAAACGGCCCGATTTGAAAATCATCATTACCTCGGCAACGATCGATGCGGAGCGGTTTGCCGAGCACTTTGCTGATGAATCCGGCCCCGCTCCGATCGTCAACGTCGAAGGCCGCGGCTATCCGGTTGAACTCCGCTACCTGCCCTGGGAAGACGTCGTCAACGATGAAGATCGCGGCTACGATTTAGCTCGCCACGTGATCGCTGGAATCGAGTCGTTGTCGCGGGGTGGCGGCGGCGGTGACACGTTGGTCTTTTTGCCCACCGAACGCGATATCCGCGAAGTCACCCATCGTGTCGCCGGGCACTACAAGCGATTGGGGATGCCCAATCGAGTGGATCTATTGCCGCTGTATGCGCGCTTGCCACAAAAAGAACAGCAGCGGATCTTTCATCACGACGCCGGCAAGCGTCGGATCATCTTCGCCACCAACGTGGCGGAAAGCTCGTTGACGGTTCCCGGAATTCACTCGGTGATCGATACCGGGACCGCTCGGATCAGCCGCTACAGTCCGCGCAGCAAACTGCAACGATTGCCGATCGAGTCGGTCAGCCGCGCGAGTGCGAATCAACGCGCCGGTCGTTGTGGGCGTATTGGTCCCGGCATTTGTGTGCGTTTGTACTCACTCGATGATTATGAATCGCGTGACGCGTTCACGACGCCCGAAATTCGGCGAACCAATTTGGCTTCGGTCATTTTGCAAACCAAGACGCTACGACTTGGTCGCTTGGAAGAGTTCCCGCTCCTCGATCCGCCGCGTCCCGAATCGATCCGCGAAGGGATTCGTACGTTGATGGAATTGCGGGCGATCGATGATAAACATGAATTGACCGAAATCGGTCAAAAACTAGGCCGATTGCCCGTCGATCCTCGCGTGGGAAGGATGATCCTGGCTGCGGACGAGTTCGGCGTGTTGCCTGAAATCTTGCCCATCGCGGCGGCGCTCGAAATCCAAGATCCCCGAGATCGCCCGCAAGAAAAACAGCAAGCGGCCGATGAAGCGCACGCGATGTTCAAGGATCCCAATAGTGATTTCCTGTCCTATTTGAAGTTGTGGCGGCATTATGAAGAGGCTCGTGAGAAACATTCACGCAATAAGTTGACACGCGTCCTGCGTCAACAATTTTTGTCGCCCAATCGCATGCGTGAGTGGTCCGACGTCTATCGTCAACTCAAAGAAATGGTCGCGACGTCACTGGGCGAACGCAAAGGAGCCCGCAAGAAAATTGGTGCGATTCGCTTTGCCGATGATCCCGAGCGATTGCTTGACGCCAACTTAGACGACGCGTTGCACCAAGCTTTGTTGACCGGATTGTTGTCGAGCGTCGCGACGGTCAAAGAAAAGGGGGAGTACACCGGGGCCGGTGGATTGAGGCTTTACTTGTGGCCCGGAAGTGGTGTGGCGGCAAGCAAGCCGAAGTGGATTGTGGCTGCCGAGCTTGTTGAAACCGCCAAGCAATACGCACGCACGGTGGCGCGAATCAAACCTGAGTGGATCGAAACCATCGGTGCCCATCTGCTCAAACGATCGCACAGTGATCCGCACTGGAGTTCCAAGTCAAGTGGTGCCTTTTGTTATGAACGTATCTCGTTGTTTGGGATGCCCGTGGTGGTTCACCGCCGCGTGCCCTTGCCGCCCATTGATGCTTCGACCGCTCGCGATTTATTGATCGAACACGGCTTGGTCGAGCAGCAAATGAAGACGACCGCACGCTTCGTGCGATTCAACCAAAACTTACAAGAATCGATCGCGTCGTTGGCCGCCAAGACACGCCGACGTGATTTGGTGGTCGATCCCTACGCGGTGGAACGTTTCTATCAATCGCACTTGCCCGAAGACGTTTGCGATCGTGGCCGGTTGGAGAAATTCGATCGCGCGCTCGAAGCCCCCGCTTGGACCAAACAGCTTCGCGACGCCGCGGATTTGTCGGCTTGGCTGCAATCGCCGCCTAAGCTTGATGAAAACGCAACGCCGTACATGCAGCCCGATGATTTAATCGAAGCCGCCAGCGAAGCGATCACCAAGGAAGCTTTTCCCGACGAACTGCAAATTGGCAGTTCGCGATTGCCGCTTGAGTATCGCTTTGAACCGGGGGCGGAAGCCGACGGGATCCAATTGAAAATCCATCAAGCCGCGTTGCCGCAAGTCAGCGACGAGCGATTGGGGTGGTTGGTTCCCGGATTGTTGCAAACCAAGCTCGTCGCGATGATCAAATCGTTGCCCAAGCGAATCCGGCGAAACCTTGTGCCCGCAGCGGACATTGCTGCAAAAGTCAGCCAGGAATTGGCTGCGGATTATGGCCAAGTGCCGTTCATGCCATCGGTATGTGCCGCGTTTTCGCGGCACGCTGAAATGCCAGTGACCCCCGATGATTTTCAGTCCGAGAAACTCGACGATTATCTGCAATTCCTCGTTACGGTGGTCGACGATGACGGCAAAACAATCGCCAGTGGACGCGAAGTTCAACCGCTGAAGGAAAAACTAGGTTCGGCAAAGGACCAGCCCGAGACTGCCGAAGCGGATCTTTCCGATGAATCGTGGTCTCGCGAGTCGATGGTCACGTTCGATATTGAGTTGCTACCCAAAGAGGTTGTGCGGACGCGAGGCGGGGTGAAGGTCGCACAATACCCGGCGTTCTTTGACAAGGGGGACGGCGTTGCCACGCGTTTGGTCTCGGACTTGCAAACCGCCGACGCGATCACACGTCAAGGCTTGACGCGATTGTTTGCCTTGGCTGAAAAGAAAGAATTGCGGACTCAGGTGCGATGGCTGCCTTCGCTTGAGCAAGCCAAGGTGAAGCTTAGCGGGGTGGTTTCCGCCGCGTCGATGGAATCGCAATTGATCGACTTGTTGGCTCGTATCGCGTTTGTCGAAAACGAACCCGTCATTCGAAGCAAAGAGGCGTTCGATCAACGCCGCAGCGAACGGGCACGGCGGATCGCCGAAGCGACTCAAGAGGTCGCAGTATGGTTGTCCGCGATGGCTGACGCCTACTTTTCCGCTCGACGCCAAATCGAATCGACGACTGGAAATCGTTTCGATCAAGCGATGCGGGATGTCCGTACACAGATGGAATGGTTGATTCACGACCAATTTCTTGCGGCCACACCTTGGGCCTGGCTCAAGCATTATCCTCGCTATTTCACCGCCATCGCGTACCGTTTGGAGAAGCTGACCAGCGGCTCGGCCCCTCGGGATCGCGAAGGGACCGAAACGGTGGAGAGTATTCGCCAGCGATGGATGTCAACGCTACCCGAGAGCGAGCGAAATCCGCGCGACCAATCAGCGATCGAAGTGCGTTGGATGATCGAAGAGCTACGAGTCAGTTTGTTTGCTCAACCGCTTGGCACGTCGATCAAAATCTCACCACAGCGATGCGAAAAAGCGATCAAGTAG
- a CDS encoding serine/threonine protein kinase has protein sequence MSRFNFFRSSIRTSASGHPKAHMTWASRSMANSVIRTRTFLRKQLWVWPIVAVLVLSLVGYFTNNLVETTIKGNLSSGLKSFVGIETEMLEKWFRVQKSNAQTLANSLPVRSVVYKMIAEQTEAAASEPATTSLDDELQTHLAPAMSSHDYIGYFVADRSHRILSASQHALVGQDDIPEYHSFLAECLEGKTVVSPPFASVVMLPDETGRLRVGQPTMYACAPLRDESFQVVGVLALQIRPEREFTGILQLGTVGVSGETYAFNEEGMMVSNSRFDEELMLLGILPDRENSRSILNVSLRDPGGNMLDGYRPQTRRSKLPLTRMTADAIAGNAAVDVEGYRDFRGVPVVGAWRWMPEYKIGVVTEISVAQAYRPLVILRTTFLALFGMLILSSIAIFAFTVLVSRLHRDAQKAALKAQQLGQYTLEEQIGRGAMGVVYRGHHAMLRRPAAIKMLDIEKMNEETLARFEREVQITCQLNHPNTIAIYDYGRTPEELFYYAMEFIEGIDLQSLVTQYGPQPEARVIHILRQMCGSLYEAHSQGLVHRDIKPANTMIAVRGCVPDVVKVLDFGLVKSINDTTDKHPQNGLTGTPLYMSPEAIQSPLTVDACSDLYAVGAVGYFLITGRPVFQAETIAELCHKHLDDDPVSPSQLVSGAISPELEHAILSCLEKRRAKRPQTARDLAKLLEKCPLAHDWTTEDGGQWWSRHDRGKKRPSGVAAKAPVDAGPVTDQTMDQTIDQAGT, from the coding sequence ATGAGCCGATTCAATTTTTTTCGCTCGTCCATTCGTACTTCCGCCAGCGGCCATCCCAAGGCGCACATGACGTGGGCGTCACGCAGCATGGCAAACAGCGTGATCCGGACACGCACGTTTTTGCGCAAACAATTGTGGGTCTGGCCCATTGTTGCGGTCTTGGTTTTAAGTCTGGTTGGCTACTTCACCAATAATTTGGTCGAAACCACGATCAAAGGAAATTTAAGTTCGGGGCTGAAATCGTTCGTGGGCATTGAAACGGAGATGCTCGAGAAGTGGTTTCGTGTGCAGAAGTCGAATGCCCAGACGCTGGCAAATTCATTGCCCGTGCGCAGTGTGGTTTACAAGATGATCGCCGAGCAAACCGAGGCTGCTGCGTCAGAACCGGCAACGACGTCGCTCGACGACGAGTTGCAAACGCACTTAGCTCCCGCGATGTCGTCTCACGATTACATCGGTTACTTTGTTGCCGATCGCTCTCATCGCATTCTCTCGGCATCGCAACACGCCTTGGTAGGGCAGGATGATATCCCTGAGTATCATTCGTTTCTTGCCGAGTGCCTCGAGGGAAAAACGGTCGTCTCTCCTCCCTTTGCGAGCGTTGTGATGCTGCCCGATGAGACGGGACGATTGCGAGTCGGCCAGCCGACGATGTATGCCTGTGCCCCGCTGCGCGATGAATCGTTCCAGGTCGTCGGAGTGTTGGCATTGCAGATTCGGCCCGAACGTGAGTTCACGGGAATCTTGCAATTAGGGACGGTGGGTGTCTCGGGAGAAACGTACGCCTTCAACGAAGAGGGCATGATGGTTTCCAATAGTCGTTTCGATGAAGAGTTGATGCTGTTGGGGATTTTGCCTGACCGCGAAAACTCACGTTCGATTTTGAACGTCTCGCTTCGCGATCCTGGAGGCAATATGCTCGACGGATATCGACCGCAAACGCGTCGCTCGAAACTGCCGCTGACCCGTATGACCGCAGATGCGATTGCTGGTAACGCGGCAGTCGACGTGGAGGGCTATCGCGACTTTCGCGGCGTTCCTGTTGTCGGGGCTTGGCGCTGGATGCCGGAGTACAAGATCGGCGTCGTCACGGAGATCAGTGTTGCCCAGGCGTATCGGCCGCTCGTGATTTTGAGGACAACGTTCTTGGCGCTGTTCGGCATGTTAATCCTTAGCTCGATTGCCATCTTTGCGTTCACGGTGTTGGTATCCCGATTGCATCGCGATGCTCAAAAGGCTGCGTTGAAAGCACAACAACTCGGGCAATATACCTTGGAGGAGCAAATCGGACGGGGCGCCATGGGGGTCGTTTACCGTGGCCACCATGCCATGCTCCGCCGTCCCGCAGCGATCAAGATGTTGGATATCGAAAAAATGAATGAGGAGACACTCGCACGCTTCGAACGCGAGGTGCAAATCACCTGCCAACTGAACCATCCCAACACGATTGCGATTTACGATTACGGTCGCACCCCCGAGGAACTGTTCTACTACGCGATGGAGTTCATCGAGGGAATTGATCTGCAATCGTTAGTAACCCAGTACGGACCGCAGCCCGAAGCACGCGTGATTCATATCCTGCGGCAAATGTGCGGTTCCTTGTACGAAGCTCATTCGCAAGGGTTGGTACACCGCGACATCAAACCGGCCAATACGATGATTGCCGTACGGGGCTGCGTACCCGATGTGGTCAAAGTGCTTGATTTTGGGTTGGTCAAATCGATCAACGATACGACCGACAAGCATCCCCAAAATGGCTTGACGGGAACTCCGCTCTACATGTCGCCCGAAGCGATTCAGTCGCCGCTCACGGTCGACGCCTGTAGCGATCTTTACGCAGTCGGTGCGGTCGGCTACTTCTTGATCACGGGCCGTCCAGTGTTTCAAGCCGAGACCATCGCAGAGTTGTGCCACAAACATTTGGACGATGACCCCGTCTCGCCCTCGCAATTGGTCTCTGGGGCTATCTCGCCTGAGTTGGAGCACGCGATTTTGTCGTGTTTAGAAAAACGTCGTGCCAAGCGTCCTCAAACGGCACGCGACTTGGCAAAACTACTTGAGAAATGTCCGTTGGCTCACGATTGGACCACCGAAGATGGGGGCCAGTGGTGGAGTCGACATGATCGAGGCAAGAAACGCCCCAGCGGTGTCGCAGCCAAAGCACCCGTGGATGCAGGTCCCGTGACGGACCAAACGATGGATCAAACCATCGACCAAGCCGGCACATGA